A window from Podospora bellae-mahoneyi strain CBS 112042 chromosome 1 map unlocalized CBS112042p_1, whole genome shotgun sequence encodes these proteins:
- a CDS encoding uncharacterized protein (EggNog:ENOG503NXMQ; COG:J), translating into MGGHSEAVEPLLGTPGGKQRQQQEKIHQASTLLPFKARLFLLLVSLVVCIFTFQNAIHDLEALGKISNMLASVDELLALVLTLLWVQQSCATPSCSNGGGKKFPSLLNAEIPDLIKGLDSGLFTTVDLVNAYIARINEVNSTLKAVTQINPDALSIAADLDAARAAGDKKGPLHGIPILLKDSIGTFDKMENTAGSYALVGAKVPEDSTVVAKLRKAGAVILGKANMSQWANFRSFNSSNGWSSTGGQTEGAYFPKQDPVGSSSGSGVAISIGLAAASLGTETHGSIIAPAQMNNLVGIKPTVGLTSRHLVVPISERQDTIGPMARTVKDAAYILAAIAGKDSKDNYTSSIPFETLPDYVSACQLGSLSGKRIGIPRNLIPSPLPQSFQYIVSSFNTALGVLREANATIIDDLYLPGQVLMNLGPYQMHVVNAEFISALPRYFASLTSNPANLTDLQSLINWTKSHGHLEHYPDRDVARWEGVLTNTGHGNDSPYFWGNYSAQIYAAGPQGILGALKNHSLDALVIPTWWSATMPAMLGTPVVTVPMGKLPNDGSVVEEKDQRGDLVRWAGNLPFGISFVGEGFSEEKLIGLAYDFEQKTKVRETVKPYVKPKTELRDVVAGRVQKQIAKIAGKWSKDAADGVF; encoded by the coding sequence ATGGGTGGTCACTCCGAGGCGGTCGAACCGCTCCTGGGTACCCCGGGGGGTAAACaacgacagcagcaagaaaaGATACATCAGGCCTCCACGCTCCTCCCTTTCAAGGCccgtctcttcctccttctcgttTCTCTCGTTGTTTGTATTTTCACCTTCCAAAACGCAATACACGACCTCGAAGCTCTCGGGAAGATCAGCAACATGCTTGCGTCCGTTGACGAGCTGCTCGCTCTTGTTTTGACACTTCTCTGGGTTCAGCAGAGTTGTGCTACGCCTTCTTGTTCAAACGGAGGAGGCAAAAAATTCCCTTCACTTCTCAACGCGGAGATTCCGGATTTGATCAAGGGGTTGGATTCGGGTCTATTTACTACGGTTGACTTGGTGAACGCGTACATCGCACGGATCAACGAGGTTAATTCGACACTCAAGGCGGTCACACAGATTAATCCCGATGCCTTGTCCATTGCGGCAGACCTGGACGCTGCTCGGGCGGCGGGCGACAAAAAAGGACCTCTTCACGGTATCCCGATTCTATTGAAGGATAGTATTGGGACTTTTGACAAGATGGAAAATACCGCCGGGTCATACGCCCTTGTTGGAGCAAAAGTGCCAGAGGACAGCACCGTGGTGGCCAAACTCCGGAAAGCAGGTGCGGTGATACTGGGGAAAGCCAACATGTCCCAATGGGCCAACTTTAGAAGTTTCAACTCGAGCAATGGGTGGTCTTCGACCGGTGGGCAAACAGAAGGGGCTTATTTCCCAAAACAAGATCCCGTCggttcctcctccggcagcgGTGTGGCCATTTCTATTGGTTTGGCAGCTGCCTCCCTGGGGACTGAAACCCATGGTTCAATCATCGCCCCGGCCCAGATGAACAACCTTGTTGGCATCAAGCCGACTGTAGGTCTGACCTCCCGCCACCTTGTCGTGCCTATCAGTGAACGCCAGGACACCATAGGGCCTATGGCCAGGACGGTCAAGGACGCCGCATACATCCTCGCTGCCATAGCCGGAAAAGACTCAAAAGACAATTACACGAGTTCTATTCCCTTCGAAACGCTCCCTGATTACGTCTCCGCCTGCCAACTCGGCTCCTTGTCAGGTAAACGAATCGGCATCCCAAGAAATCTGATCCCAAGTCCTCTGCCGCAATCATTCCAATACATTGTCTCGAGTTTCAACACCGCCCTTGGCGTCCTGCGAGAAGCCAACGCAACGATAATCGACGACCTGTACTTGCCCGGTCAGGTCCTGATGAACCTCGGCCCATATCAAATGCACGTCGTAAACGCCGAATTCATCTCCGCACTCCCAAGATACTTTGCCTCGTTGACCAGCAATCCAGCCAATCTCACCGACCTTCAATCTCTGATAAACTGGACAAAATCTCACGGACACCTGGAGCACTATCCCGACCGAGATGTTGCTCGctgggagggtgttttgaCCAATACCGGCCACGGAAACGACTCGCCTTACTTCTGGGGTAATTACTCTGCCCAGATCTATGCCGCTGGCCCGCAGGGAATTTTGGGAGCGCTCAAAAACCATTCGCTGGACGCCTTGGTTATCCCGACCTGGTGGTCCGCTACCATGCCGGCGATGCTGGGAACTCCAGTTGTGACGGTGCCGATGGGGAAACTGCCGAATGATGGAAGTGTGGTTGAGGAAAAGGACCAACGTGGAGATTTGGTGCGTTGGGCAGGGAATTTGCCCTTTGGTATCagttttgttggtgagggtttcAGCGAGGAGAAACTCATTGGGCTGGCGTATGATTTTGAGCAAAAGacgaaggtgagggagacggtgaAGCCGTATGTCAAGCCCAAGACCGAGTTGAGAGATGTGGTTGCGGGAAGGGTGCAAAAACAAATTGCCAAAATCGCTGGGAAGTGGAGTAAAGATGCTGCCGATGGGGTATTTTGA
- a CDS encoding uncharacterized protein (MEROPS:MER0001428; EggNog:ENOG503NXPH; COG:O): MRRGAGIIAAGALFAATTLAQRKDGVVQWGIQRRQPPPETYTRVRKRASTFEEIITNEEARGGYFATCRLGTPGQDLTLQLDTGSSDIWVPDPTAKVCSKSGTEGCALGTFNPDRSSTFKVVGQGDFDINYVDGSSSKGDYFTDVFQIGGATLQNMTMGLGVNTDIAYGLVGVGYALNEAIVGTTQSTASVYPNLPVNMVKEKLINTVAYSLWLNDLDSSSGNILFGGIDTQKYKGDLTRINILPTTQGLYTSFAVAMTSLIAVSPSGQDTLTSKAFPMPVVLDSGTTLSYLPTDLALQVWKEVGALYSPEFELAVLPCDMQNSEGYFSFGFGGPSGPQINVSMDELVLDLTSGRAPVFNTGPYKGMDACEFGIQNFSSAPYLLGDTFLRSAYVVYDLVNNQVGLAATDFNSTESNIVPFPSLSAHIPSATIAPDQSQATIRPSVTTPAYAASAGFTDSAGVNGSENAACGLPPALGAAQLSVVGLSMVFAMLGSGMFLL; encoded by the exons ATGAGAAGGGGGGCTGGCATCATCGCCGCAGGTGCATTGTTTGCTGCGACTACGTTGGCACAACGAAAGGATGGAGTAGTTCAATGGGGCATTCAGAggcgacaaccaccaccagaaacCTACACCAGAGTACGGAAGCGTGCTTCGACGTTTGAagagatcatcaccaacgaGGAGGCCAGAGGAGGTTATTTCGCTACCTGCAGGTTAGGAACGCCGGGTCAAGACCTCACGCTCCAGCTGGACACAGGAAGCAGTGATATCTGGGTTCCGGATCCGACGGCAAAGGTCTGTTCCAAATCTGGGACTGAGGGTTGCGCATTGGGAACAT TTAATCCCGACCGCTCCAGCACATTCAAGGTTGTTGGACAGGGCGACTTTGACATCAACTATGTCGACGGTAGCTCTTCGAAGGGTGACTATTTCACCGATGTTTTCCAGATTGGCGGCGCAACATTACAGAACATGACTATGGGCCTTGGTGTCAACACAGACATCGCTTATGGactggttggtgttggctaTGCGTTGAATGAAGCCATCGTGGGGACCACGCAATCGACAGCCTCAGTttaccccaacctccccgtcaACATGGTTAAAGAAAAACTGATTAACACTGTGGCGTACAGTTTATGGCTCAACGATCTAG ACTCGAGCTCGGGCAACATCCTTTTTGGTGGAATTGACACCCAAAAGTACAAAGGGGATCTTACACGCATCAATATACTGCCGACGACGCAAGGGCTCTACACTTCTTTCGCTGTTGCCATGACTTCCCTGATAGCAGTCAGCCCTAGCGGCCAGGATACGCTCACGTCGAAGGCCTTTCCCATGCCTGTAGTTCTTGACTCCGGCACCACCCTCTCTTACTTGCCTACTGACCTTGCCCTGCAAGTAtggaaggaggttggtgcTTTATATTCGCCTGAATTTGAGCTTGCCGTTCTTCCATGCGATATGCAAAACAGCGAGGGGTATTTTTCGTTTGGATTCGGCGGCCCCAGTGGTCCACAAATAAATGTGTCGATGGATGAGCTAGTCCTTGATCTCACATCTGGCCGAGCACCGGTCTTCAACACTGGCCCATACAAGGGCATGGATGCCTGCGAATTCGGGATCCAGAACTTCAGCTCTGCTCCCTATCTCCTGGGCGACACGTTTCTCCGATCGGCATATGTTGTCTACGATCTCGTCAACAATCAGGTTGGGCTTGCTGCCACCGACTTCAACTCAACCGAAAGCAACATTGTGCCCTTCCCTAGCTTGAGCGCCCACATCCCTTCGGCGACTATTGCTCCAGACCAGAGTCAAGCGACCATACGTCCGTCAGTCACCACACCGGCTTATGCGGCCAGTGCTGGTTTCACGGACAGTGCGGGTGTAAACGGGTCCGAGAATGCCGCGTGTGGTCTACCACCTGCTCTTGGAGCAGCACAGCTCTCGGTGGTGGGCTTATCGATGGTGTTTGCGATGCTTGGGTCTGGGATGTTCTTGTTGTAG
- a CDS encoding uncharacterized protein (EggNog:ENOG503P9BW), with the protein MKLSSILAVTLAVVAPAAVDAANCKTGLHYCGYVLLRRGNYYNQIIEALKKADKSTSSAYVNHSLFYCTGGSNGNIKYQAKCSSCVDGGDGKSDHC; encoded by the exons ATGAAGCTCTCTtccatcctcgccgtcacCCTCGCAGTCGTCGCACCGGCTGCAGTGGATGCCGCCAATTGCAAGACCGGCTTGCACTATTGCGGATACGTCCTTCTTCGCAGAG GCAACTACTACAACCAAATTATCGAAGCCCTCAAAAAGGCAGACAAGTCCACTTCCTCGGCCTATGTGAATCATTCTCTCTTTTATTGCACGGGTGGGAGCAATGGCAACATCAAATACCAGGCCAAGTGCAGCAGCTGTGTTGAcggtggagatgggaagAGTGATCACTGCTGA
- a CDS encoding uncharacterized protein (COG:E; EggNog:ENOG503NYY7): protein MVKIQPFEVEQWMNRLENTPGVLNIAETCAASVSIKDLVQLCTDKDLPSPLSTSKKLTYGAITGSKMLRQRVASLLDRGLSSPQADATSPLTSPLPAENIIITQGAIAANFLLFYTLVGPGDHVVCVYPTYQQLYAVPESLGAEVSLWELTKENHYVPDVKDLESLVKENTKMIVLNNPNNPMGSTTPKSVLEDIISFAKERDIIVFADEVYNPLYHSLPDGQTAPPSILTLGYKKAVATGSMSKAFSLAGIRIGWVASRDESIIEAVAHARDYTTISVSQLDDQVASYALSEPVLGPLLERNMNLARTNLEILSKFVEKYYSVCSWVKPTAGTTALVQFSKGGLVPVHDPNFVLDVLDKTNVLFMPASPCFGLARDFKGFVRIGYVCETEVLKEALEVLGGYLEKFLLE from the exons ATGGTCAAGATTCAACCCTTCGAAGTCGAGCAATGGATGAACAGGCTTGAAAACACACCGGGTGTCTTGAACATCGCCGAAACATGTGCAGCTTCGGTATCCATCAAAGACCTTGTTCAGCTTTGCACTGATAAAGACCTCCCAAGTCCActttccacctccaaaaaACTGACCTATGGTGCAATCACCGGCTCTAAAATGCTTCGACAGCGCGTTGCCTCACTTTTGGACCGTGGCCTGTCCTCCCCTCAGGCTGATGCCACTTCGCCTCTAACATCGCCTCTTCCTGCCGAgaatatcatcatcacccaaggAGCCATCGCAGCCAACTTCCTGTTGTTCTACACACTCGTTGGACCCGGTGACCATGTTGTCTGCGTCTACCCGACGTATCAACAGCTATACGCTGTGCCGGAAAGTCTTGGGGCTGAAGTGTCACTCTGGGAGTTAACGAAGGAAAATCATTATGTACCTGACGTGAAGGACTTGGAATCGTTGGTAAAGGAGAACACCAAG ATGATCGTCCTCAACAATCCCAACAATCCCATGGGTAGCACCACCCCCAAGTCTGTCCTTGAAGACATCATTTCTTTCGCAAAAGAAAGGGACATCATTGTCTTTGCCGACGAGGTCTACAACCCTCTCTACCACTCCCTACCCGACGGTCAGACCGCCCCTCCATCCATTCTCACCCTGGGGTACAAAAAAGCTGTTGCCACTGGCTCCATGTCCAAGGCCTTCTCTCTGGCTGGCATCCGAATAGGATGGGTAGCTTCCCGCGACGAGAGCATCATCGAAGCCGTGGCTCATGCTCGGGACTACACTACTATTAGCGTCTCGCAGCTTGACGATCAAGTCGCGAGCTATGCTCTATCGGAGCCAGTTCTCGGACCTCTATTGGAGAGGAACATGAACCTTGCCCGGACAAACCTCGAGATTCTGAGCAAGTTCGTCGAGAAGTATTACTCAGTGTGTTCGTGGGTAAAGCCTACGGCTGGGACAACCGCCCTGGTACAATTCAGCAAAGGAGGCCTGGTACCGGTTCATGACCCAAACTTTGTCTTGGATGTGTTGGACAAGACAAATGTGCTGTTTATGCCAGCGAGTCCATGCTTCGGGCTGGCAAGGGACTTTAAGGGGTTTGTGAGAATAGGGTATGTGTGTGAGACCGAGGTCTTGAAGGAGGCCCTGGAGGTGCTCGGTGGGTATTTGGAGAAGTTTCTGCTTGAATAG
- a CDS encoding uncharacterized protein (EggNog:ENOG503P4NS; COG:S), with the protein MAATAEKSARSRRNTENDIPDYKPLPLRFSFLATVVLVLCGLIIALERLLHSLPHEGSRTEIPQEFGFIPDPRDSKRAFDVLNALSPEARQKFYGLPVETSLQDDPPSSTKMLDATTTSFPAEFNRRMAPDPRPHTSYYVNTNVITTYVTWANSWYGHPDNVMARTAVFPGEEKPNECMYNYQGVIITTNSSACQVIIAPNSLTTPPPGWKSPRQGIPGLWFSDECVKSYDDWYKSQLATIPAPPPGPAIPYPNAFMKRFLRCSWHGEPREETTSTRYDVEEPLPETFLNYYVEWDVQRQMERLIVKLRFPGRLYPGAALYLWGEHNIGEPSTTSSVTLLPSPTSTKQSSFESVDTSTLQSEPSRSQSSSTSETTATETVTSSNIAVLPLTTSDSESKTDGMPASVTSPIVIHSSKQTSQSKPAPILETKMGIIQDSSTLLSSSWSSLKPTQLQSASTEHLENPSKSTASISTSTSYSNTPFDLRLTTSVPSPVPHQLEPSVKYVLVPVNVYVESTTQFTMSGQMWIKSIVHTSTSSILIGVPAVMVIPALTTLTNSNGVPTSTQTDFHGELYLINTLTTLTNARGSPTLTATTQVPATSVITTLTDTDGVPTATATSFPVWPNLPNSTAANLMLPNRASYFTIYFLPILLTIFLLIPAQAIDAEIKQLLPFRLLTKHNPPAGAGVDALVMQPGRISGWRLLWRYGDPISLMSDLVVLCVAGLISVSGETVGLKLRGSCLSVNLSTCFLTVAVFPVPARVAEGLLGGLIVLVMVLGFMLARWRTGTAADPSSVAGVCALLQVDRTREVLMRGMERRAEDGLDDSAKVDQLLRRNCEGLSFRLGRLGSWTGKRAHDYGIIVSSVSVGGHKNGKTKMRSNCETDGSDMILPVERAGLRQMRRARSGLPVKRMTFHVPGRERTFQGVLLAFLCGLLILILYYELTEYEDLQESAFEWFMDSQGFGVRMLFTGLGVVLSFMWDHLFTTFSKRRIYQRMAQKQQPAALSILEPCPKTVFTGLWRAVRQKDLMAGAVAFAGILSKFVPALLSSIPFSSAQTWQTHEICTWTTVALLIVLILTLVSYMWLVKWPHMPAAPDSLACQIYYVCDSAMLRDFERLSMLGRRERDRRVERMGRMYRFGWMTGVSGERRVGVDYPDGEQGYRMHGLGGCGFGTTGGE; encoded by the exons ATGGCCGCCACCGCAGAGAAATCAGCTCGAAGTCGGCGAAATACAGAAAATGATATCCCGGATTACAAACCCCTGCCGCTccgattttcttttttggctACAGTCGTTCTTGTCCTCTGTGGCCTCATCATTGCCTTGGAGAGGCTTCTTCACTCGCTCCCACACGAAGGCAGCCGAACGGAGATACCCCAAGAATTTGGCTTCATACCTGATCCGAGAGATTCAAAGCGGGCATTTGATGTCCTGAATGCATTGTCACCTGAGGCTCGACAGAAGTTCTATGGGCTGCCGGTGGAAACCTCCCTTCAAGATGACCCTCCAAGCAGTACAAAAATGCTGGATGCGACAACGACGTCTTTTCCAGCCGAGTTCAACAGGAGAATGGCCCCAGATCCCCGCCCACATACCAGCTACTATGTGAACACCAACGTGATCACCACCTACGTTACTTGGGCTAATAGCTGGTACGGCCATCCAGATAACGTAATGGCCCGGACGGCGGTATTCCCAGGTGAAGAGAAGCCAAACGAATGCATGTATAACTACCAGGGCGTTATCATAACAACAAATAGCTCAGCGTGCCAGGTCATCATTGCACCTAATTCTTTGACCACTCCGCCACCGGGCTGGAAATCACCTCGTCAAGGCATTCCTGGTCTCTGGTTTTCCGATGAATGTGTCAAGAGCTACGACGATTGGTACAAGTCTCAGTTAGCCACGATCCCTGCTCCTCCGCCAGGTCCAGCGATACCGTACCCAAATGCTTTCATGAAGCGATTCTTACGGTGCTCGTGGCATGGCGAGCCGCGTGAAGAGACAACCAGTACCCGGTACGATGTCGAAGAGCCATTACCAGAGACCTTTCTCAATTACTACGTTGAATGGGACGTTCAGAGGCAGATGGAACGCCTTATTGTCAAGCTTCGCTTCCCAGGACGGCTTTATCCTGGCGCGGCCCTGTACCTTTGGGGCGAACACAATATTGGCGAGCCATCAACAACTTCGAGTGTGACGCTATTGCCGTCGCCTACTAGTACAAAGCAATCGAGTTTTGAGTCTGTTGATACATCGACTTTACAGTCCGAACCATCCAGGTCTCAGTCGAGTTCAACTTCGGAAACAACTGCCACAGAAACAGTCACGAGTTCAAACATAGCAGTGCTCCCATTAACAACCTCGGATTCAGAGTCGAAGACGGATGGCATGCCAGCTTCGGTCACTTCACCCATCGTCATTCATAGCTCAAAACAAACCTCACAGTCAAAACCAGCTCCGATTCTGGAGACGAAGATGGGCATTATACAGGACTCCAGCACGCTTCTGTCCTCATCTTGGAGCAGTCTAAAACCAACACAGCTCCAGTCAGCATCAACGGAGCACTTGGAAAATCCGAGTAAATCTACAGCTTCAATTTCGACGTCTACTTCATATTCCAACACACCATTCGATTTACGTTTGACCACGAGCGTACCGTCACCGGTCCCGCATCAACTAGAACCCTCTGTCAAATATGTCCTCGTACCCGTCAACGTGTACGTTGAGTCAACGACCCAGTTCACGATGTCTGGTCAGATGTGGATAAAAAGCATTGTCCATACGTCCACGAGCAGCATCCTCATCGGTGTcccggcggtgatggtgattCCAGCACTAACAACTTTGACAAACTCTAATGGCGTCCCAACAAGCACGCAAACCGACTTCCACGGCGAGCTCTATCTCATCAACACTCTCACGACCCTGACGAACGCTCGTGGCTCCCCAACGCTCACCGCAACAACGCAGGTCCCCGCCACCTCTGTCATCACAACACTCACGGATACCGATGGCGTCccgacagcaacagcaaccagcTTTCCGGTATGGCCCAACCTGCCCAACTCCACTGCCGCCAATCTCATGCTTCCGAATCGGGCGAGCTACTTTACGATTTACTTTTTGCCTATTTTGCTTACGATTTTCTTGCTCATCCCTGCCCAGGCTATTGACGCCGAGATCAAGCAGCTTCTTCCTTTTCGTCTTTTGACTAAACACAACCCTCCTGCTGGCGCAGGTGTAGATGCTTTGGTCATGCAACCTGGTCGTATAAGCGGCTGGAGGTTGCTATGGCGCTATGGCGATCCGATTTCCCTCATGAGCGATCTGGTTGTTTTATGCGTGGCAGGGCTGATCTCTGTGTCGGGAGAGACGGTGGGGCTGAAGCTACGGGGGAGCTGCCTGAGTGTGAATCTCAGTACTTGTTTTTTGACTGTGGCGGTTTTTCCTgtgccggcgagggtggcggagggtttgctgggggggttgattgtgttggtgatggtgttggggtttATGCTTGCCAGGTGGAGGACTGGGACTGCGGCGGATCCGAGCAGCGTGGCTGGGGTTTGCGCGTTGTTGCAGGTTGATAGGACcagggaggtgttgatgagggggatggaaAGAAGGGCAGAGGATGGATTGGATGATTCGGCAAAGGTGGATcagttgttgaggagaaACTGTGAGGGGTTGAGCTTTCGGCttgggaggttgggaagCTGGACTGGAAAGAGGGCGCATGATTATGGGATTATTGTTTCGTCGGTCTCGGTAGGGGGTCACAAGAACGGGAAGACCAAGATGAGGTCTAACTGTGAGACTGATGGCAGTGATATGATTCTGCCGGTTGAGAGGGCTGGTTTGCGACAGATGAGGCGGGCCAGGAGTGGTTTGCCTGTGAAGAGAATGACGTTCCATGTGCCGGGGAGGGAAAGGACTTTCCAGGGAGTGCTTTTGGCCTTCCTTTGCGGCTTACTGATTCTTATCCTTTACTACGAGCTCACCGAGTATGAGGATCTCCAGGAGTCGGCGTTTGAGTGGTTCATGGACAGCCAGGGGTTTGGCGTAAGGATGTTGTTTACCGGGCTTGGTGTGGTGCTTTCGTTTATGTGGGATCATTTGTTTACGA CATTCTCAAAGAGGCGCATCTACCAACGTATGGCGCAGAAACAACAGCCAGCAGCGCTGTCGATTCTTGAGCCCTGTCCCAAGACTGTCTTTACAGGACTGTGGAGAGCGGTTCGTCAGAAAGATTTGATGGCTGGGGCCGTTGCCTTTGCCGGGATACTGTCCAAGTTTGTACCGGCTTTACTGTCGAGCATTCCATTTTCTTCGGCTCAGACGTGGCAGACGCATGAGATATGTACTTGGACGACGGTTGCGCTGCTTATTGTTCTCATCTTGACTCTGGTCAGCTACATGTGGCTTGTCAAGTGGCCGCATATGCCAGCGGCGCCGGATTCGTTGGCGTGTCAGATTTACTATGTGTGTGATTCGGCGATGCTGAGGGATTTTGAGAGGTTGTCtatgttggggaggagggagagagatCGGAGGGTagagaggatggggaggatgtatCGGTTTGGGTGGATGACTGGTGTttcgggggagaggagagttGGGGTTGATTATCCTGACGGTGAGCAGGGCTATAGGATGcatgggttgggggggtgcGGGTTTGGGACCACGGGGGGGGAGTGA